A genomic window from Salvelinus sp. IW2-2015 linkage group LG13, ASM291031v2, whole genome shotgun sequence includes:
- the LOC111971350 gene encoding probable proline--tRNA ligase, mitochondrial isoform X1 — MEVLTHRLWQRVLPRLPRAMSTPCKSKLSCAAGHAPKPTPTDSISRPSTHLPLVSRLFQPSNLRDVDQEKRAKGDMTCKSQRLMQQAGLIHPSNPGCYYYLPATVRSMEKLVRLIDQEMQGIGGQKLDMPSLCSAELWRRSERWDLMGKELFRLRDRHGAEYCLGPTHEEAVTELLASQGTLSYRQLPLLLYQITRKFRDEPKPRFGLLRGREFYMKDMYTFDMSEEAAYHTYESVCQAYTRLFSRLGLCIVQVHADTGNIGGKLSHEFQLPADIGEDRLLVCGSCSFSANVETMEPGRTDCPQCQEGTLVESKGIEVGHTFYLGTKYSHIFNAAFNNTQNKPAVTEMGCFGLGVTRILAAAIEVMSTEEAIRWPGLLAPYQVCVLPPKRGSKVDEVTGLAEELALTLGEALPRLRGEVVLDDRTQMTIGKRLKDASRLGYPYVVVVGQKAAEETPRFEVICQQTGETTFLSRDGLVDLLRCVETV; from the exons AGCCATGAGCACTCCCTGTAAAAGCAAGTTGAGCTGTGCTGCTGGACATGCCCCAAAGCCAACCCCCACTGACTCCATCTCCCGACCTAGCACACACCTTCCCCTAGTCTCCCGTCTCTTCCAGCCCTCCAACCTGCGTGATGTGGACCAGGAGAAGCGTGCTAAGGGGGATATGACCTGCAAGAGCCAGAGACTGATGCAGCAGGCAGGTCTCATCCACCCCTCCAACCCTGGCTGCTACTACTACCTCCCGGCCACCGTGCGCTCCATGGAGAAGCTGGTGAGGCTGATCGACCAGGAGATGCAGGGAATCGGTGGGCAGAAGCTGGACATGCCCAGCCTGTGTTCGGCAGAGCTGTGGAGACGCAGTGAGCGCTGGGACCTGATGGGGAAAGAGCTGTTCCGCCTGAGGGACCGCCACGGGGCGGAATACTGCCTGGGCCCCACCCATGAGGAGGCTGTGACAGAACTGCTGGCCTCTCAGGGAACCCTGTCCtacagacagctgcctctgctACTCTACCAG ATCACCCGCAAGTTCCGTGATGAGCCAAAGCCTCGGTTTGGGCTTCTACGCGGGCGGGAGTTCTACATGAAGGACATGTACACATTTGACATGAGCGAAGAAGCTGCATACCACACATATGAATCTGTGTGTCAGGCTTACACCCGACTTTTCTCTCGGTTAGGCCTGTGCATTGTCCAGGTCCACGCTGATACAGGGAACATCGGAGGTAAACTCTCCCATGAGTTCCAGCTCCCCGCAGACATCGGAGAGGACAGACTACTGGTCTGTGGTAGCTGCTCCTTCTCTGCCAATGTGGAGACCATGGAACCAGGCCGGACAGACTGCCCACAGTGCCAGGAGGGAACGCTGGTGGAGTCTAAGGGCATAGAGGTAGGCCATACGTTCTACCTAGGCACCAAGTACTCCCACATATTCAACGCCGCCTTTAACAACACCCAGAACAAGCCTGCTGTCACTGAGATGGGCTGCTTCGGGCTGGGTGTGACCCGGATCCTCGCTGCTGCCATCGAGGTGATGTCCACGGAGGAGGCTATCCGCTGGCCTGGGCTGCTTGCCCCCTATCAGGTCTGTGTTCTTCCCCCTAAAAGGGGCAGTAAGGTGGATGAGGTGACTGGTTTAGCTGAGGAGCTGGCCCTCACTCTGGGGGAGGCTCTGCCTAGGCTAAGAGGTGAGGTGGTTCTGGATGACCGGACACAGATGACCATTGGTAAGAGGCTGAAGGACGCCAGTCGGCTTGGATACCCGTACGTGGTGGTAGTGGGGCAGAAGGCTGCCGAGGAGACGCCCAGGTTTGAGGTGATCTGTCAGCAGACTGGTGAGACAACGTTCCTCAGTAGGGATGGGCTGGTAGACCTACTCAGATGTGTGGAGACCGTCTGA